A window from Salvia miltiorrhiza cultivar Shanhuang (shh) chromosome 2, IMPLAD_Smil_shh, whole genome shotgun sequence encodes these proteins:
- the LOC131013613 gene encoding alkaline ceramidase TOD1-like has product MEKPTTCTLLLQSKLLCFSLIYVLSAVYLSLSSTKCLIRPPSAAPPPFSYPPSYGENKHAIPTMRSSCNSPVFFSDYSVVLKKMEMNSENATIFGERSLRYMQENDESFGGNLSLKKRLSHFVQSDYGDEIPCGFFKPFPISNSDQIAMEKCNGVVVVTAIFNDHDKIRQPRNLRPKTWNHVCFFVFVDDATIKGLYSHNLMSRDTKESKIGVWRVVRVRSEDLYDNPAMNGVIPKHLLHRLFPNTKYSIWVDAKLQLMIDPLLLIDALVVGPNVDMALSRHPHFVHTMEEAMATARWKKWRDVDGLRVQMETYCENGLQPWHSNKSYPTDVPDSAVMVRKHNAATNHFSCLLFNELEAFNHRDQLPFAFVRDKMTPKLRLNMFEVEVFEQIAVEYRHNLKQGGTHVGPKLKWATPALFGHQCEGYFSEMLGQKLHY; this is encoded by the exons ATGGAGAAGCCTACAACTTGCACGCTACTCCTCCAATCCAAACTCCTCTGCTTCTCTCTCATCTACGTTCTCTCCGCCgtctacctctctctctcctccaccaAATGCCTTATCCGGCCACCCTCCGCCGCCCCGCCTCCCTTCTCTTACCCTCCATCTTATGGAGAAAACAAGCATGCCATTCCCACCATGCGTTCATCTTGCAACTCCCCTGTTTTTTTCTCAG aTTACTCGGTGGTGTTGAAGAAAATGGAGATGAATTCAGAGAATGCGACGATTTTCGGTGAGAGGTCATTGAGGTATATGCAGGAGAATGATGAAAGTTTTGGTGGGAATTTGAGTTTGAAGAAGAGATTGTCTCATTTCGTTCAATCCGATTACGGGGATGAAATCCCGTGTGGTTTCTTCAAACCATTTCCAATCTCTAATTCCG ATCAAATTGCGATGGAGAAATGTAACGGAGTGGTAGTGGTCACGGCTATATTCAATGATCATGACAAAATCCGACAGCCTAGAAATCTACGGCCAAAAACCTGGAATCACGTGTGTTTCTTCGTGTTCGTAGATGATGCAACGATCAAGGGTTTGTATTCTCACAATTTGATGTCAAGAGACACTAAGGAAAGCAAGATTGGtgtgtggagagttgttagggTTCGGAGCGAGGATTTATACGACAACCCAGCGATGAACGGGGTGATACCGAAACACTTGCTTCATCGACTTTTCCCAAACACCAAGTATAGTATTTGGGTGGACGCGAAGCTCCAATTGATGATTGATCCACTACTTTTGATCGATGCCCTTGTTGTGGGGCCCAACGTCGACATGGCCTTGTCGAGGCACCCTCATTTCGTGCACACGATGGAGGAGGCAATGGCGACGGCTAGATGGAAGAAATGGAGGGATGTCGATGGATTGAGAGTGCAAATGGAGACTTATTGTGAGAATGGTTTGCAGCCTTGGCACTCAAACAAGTCTTATCCCACAg ATGTTCCGGACAGTGCTGTGATGGTGAGGAAGCACAATGCAGCTACAAACCACTTCTCATGTCTTCTATTCAATGAATTGGAGGCATTCAACCACAGAGATCAACTGCCATTTGCATTTGTGAGGGATAAAATGACACCAAAATTGAGGTTAAACATGTTTGAGGTTGAAGTTTTTGAGCAGATTGCAGTTGAATATAGGCACAACCTCAAACAGGGTGGGACCCATGTGGGCCCCAAACTGAAGTGGGCAACCCCTGCTTTGTTTGGGCatcaatgtgaagggtatttctCGGAGATGCTGGGACAAAAATTacattattga